A single genomic interval of Drosophila virilis strain 15010-1051.87 chromosome 2, Dvir_AGI_RSII-ME, whole genome shotgun sequence harbors:
- the LOC6631259 gene encoding uncharacterized protein — protein MKYHSITTTGVLICCLMVQIDGHGMMLSPVARSSRWRYDSSAPTNYDDNALYCGGFWKQTENDGQCGLCGDDYSLSAPRANELGGKYGAGVIVKSYNGASSIEVNVLITANHLGHFSFHLCSLDEHGSESEQCFDKYPLQFADGSRKYYISSKTGSFDVTLKLPSGVSCQHCVLRWTYTAGNNWGVCEDGSGAMGCGAQETFKNCADISIVASARGLLEASALAELPVPVEEVIA, from the exons atgaaataccACAGTATTACCACAACGGGAGTATTGATCTGTTGCCTCATGGTGCAGATCGATGGCCATGGCATGATGTTGAGTCCCGTGGCGCGTTCATCACGCTGGCGTTACGACTCCTCGGCGCCGACAAACTACGATGACAATGCGCTCTACTGCGGCGGCTTTtgg AAACAAACGGAAAACGACGGCCAGTGCGGCTTGTGCGGCGACGACTACAGCCTGAGCGCGCCCAGAGCTAACGAATTGGGCGGTAAATATGGTGCCGGGGTCATAGTGAAGAGCTACAACGGCGCCAGCTCGATTGAGGTAAATGTGCTCATTACCGCCAATCATCTTGGCCACTTCAGCTTCCATCTGTGCAGCCTGGATGAGCATGGCAGCGAGTCGGAGCAGTGCTTTGATAAGTATCCGCTGCAGTTTGCCGATGGCAGCCGCAAGTACTACATTAGCTCCAAGACCGGCAGCTTCGATGTGACCTTAAAATTGCCCAGTGGGGTCAGCTGCCAGCATTGCGTGCTCCGTTGGACCTACACGGCGG GCAACAACTGGGGCGTTTGTGAGGATGGCAGCGGTGCTATGGGCTGTGGTGCTCAGGAAACCTTCAAGAATTGTGCGGATATCAGCATTGTGGCCTCAGCCCGGGGCCTGTTGGAGGCCTCTGCGCTGGCTGAGTTGCCTGTGCCGGTCGAGGAGGTGATTGCATAA
- the LOC6631258 gene encoding uncharacterized protein, which produces MKYLLSVTLLLAIGFQQIDAHGMMLSPPSRSSRWRFDGSAPQNYNDNELFCGGLYTQANNGGQCGLCGDNFSTGQPRPNEIGGQIGGSGVITKSFTAANAITVGVKITTNHLGHFEFHLCNLDTFGGESEECFNQHRLRFPDGSDKLEIGTQSGEFDVTVLLPEGLTCQHCVLRWTYVGANNWGMCDNGTGALGCGPQETFKNCADVSIYWGRNMLKELAAGAAAKPVVPEEVDSVEA; this is translated from the exons ATGAAGTACCTGCTTAGTGTGACCCTCCTGCTGGCCATTGGCTTCCAACAGATCGATGCGCACGGCATGATGTTGAGTCCGCCGAGTCGATCCTCGCGCTGGCGCTTCGATGGCTCAGCGCCGCAGAATTACAACGACAACGAGCTCTTCTGCGGTGGTTTATAT ACCCAGGCCAATAATGGGGGGCAGTGTGGCCTGTGCGGCGACAACTTTTCGACTGGCCAGCCGCGTCCCAATGAGATTGGCGGACAGattggcggcagcggcgtcaTCACCAAGAGCTTTACGGCCGCTAATGCCATTACCGTGGGCGTCAAGATCACCACCAACCATTTGGGACACTTTGAGTTCCACTTGTGCAACTTGGATACCTTTGGAGGCGAATCTGAGGAATGCTTCAATCAGCATCGTCTACGCTTTCCCGATGGCAGCGACAAGCTTGAGATTGGCACCCAGAGCGGCGAGTTCGATGTGACTGTCCTGCTGCCGGAGGGTCTTACCTGCCAGCACTGCGTCCTGCGTTGGACCTATGTGGGCG CCAACAATTGGGGTATGTGTGACAATGGCACCGGTGCCCTGGGCTGTGGTCCACAGGAGACCTTCAAGAACTGCGCTGATGTGAGCATCTACTGGGGCCGCAACATGCTCAAGGAGCTGGCGGCAGGCGCCGCTGCCAAGCCCGTTGTGCCAGAGGAGGTCGACTCCGTCGAGGCATAA